The genomic stretch ATCGTCGCTTTCCAGGAAGAGATGGTTGCTGTCGCCGGCAAGCCGAAGCGGGAAGTGCCGCTGAAGCAGATCAACCCTGAACTGGAACAGGCTGTACGCGAATACGTGGGTGACAAGCTGCGCAACGCCATCCAAAACCCGGACAAGCTGTCCCGGGAAGCCGATATCCAGGCAGTCATGAAGGAGACGGTGGAGGCGCTGCTTCCTCACTTCCCTGAAGAGGAGAAGGACATCCGCACTGTTCTCGATACGATGGAAAAAGAGATTGTCCGCAAGCTGATCACCGTCGACAAGCAGCGGCCTGACGGGCGGAAGATGGATGAAATCCGGCCCATTTCTGTTGAGGTCGGTATCCTGCCCCGTACGCATGGCAGCGGTCTCTTCACCCGTGGTCAAACCCAGGTGCTCAACGTCTGCACCCTCGGCACTATCGCCGACCTGCAGATCCTCGACGGTCTCGGGGTGGAGGAATCGAAGCGCTACATGCATCACTACAACTTTCCGCCTTACAGCGTCGGCGAGACGCGGCCCATGCGGGGACCGGGCCGCCGGGAGATTGGCCACGGCGCTCTGGCCGAGCGGGCGCTTCTGCCGGTGATTCCGTCAGAGGACGAATTCCCCTATACCATCCGTCTCGTCTCTGAGGCGGTAGAATCAAATGGTTCCACGTCGATGGCCAGCGTCTGCGGTTCCACCCTATCTCTCATGAACGCTGGTGTGCCGATCAAAAAACCTGTCGCCGGCATCGCCATGGGCCTGATCAAGGAAGGGGAGCACTTCTCCATCCTCTCTGACATCCAGGGCATGGAAGACCATCTCGGCGATATGGACTTCAAGGTAGCCGGCACTGCCGACGGTGTGACGGCGCTCCAGATGGACATCAAGATCAAGGGCGTTAACCGGGAAATCCTCACCCAGGCGCTGCAGCAGGCTCGGAAAGGTCGCCTCTTCATCTTGGACAAGATGCTTGCCGTTATTGACAAACCGGCTGCTGAGATGTCCCCCTACGCGCCGCGGATCATCACCATGTCCATCGACCCTGACAAGATCCGCGAAGTCATCGGACCCGGCGGCAAGGTGATCAACAAGATCATCGCTGAGACGGGCGTCAAGATCGACATCGAAGACGATGGCCGCATCTTCATCGCCGCCACCGACACAGAGGCTGCCAACAAAGCCGTCCGCATCATCGAGAGCATCACTGCCGACGTGGAAGTGGGCAAGGTCTACACGGGCAAGGTGACGCGGATCATGAACTTCGGCGCCTTTGTCGAGGTCCTGCCCGGCAAGGAAGGCCTCATCCACATCAGCCAACTGGCCGAAGAACGGGTGGCCAAGGTGGAGGATGTGGTCAAGATCGGCGACGAAGTGACTGTCAAGGTCGTCGAGATCGACAAGCAGGGACGGATCAACCTTTCCCGCAAAGAGGTACTCAAGGCCAACAAACCAGCCGTGACTGGCGGCGCCCGGCCTGACGAGATGCGCAGACGGTTCTGAGCTTGAACCTTTGCTTCCCGCAGAGGGTCATTACCGCGGTGAAATCACTCAACCCATTGTGCGATGCAACGATGTTGAGAAGTGACGCGAACAGGCAAACTCAGCAACGAGTTTGCTTTTCTCGTTTTCGCCTTCTCGCCGGCCTGGCCCAGGCATAGATTTCTAGGGATCAGAGCCGTGCGAAAGGGGGAGAATCATGCGCACCCTCTTCATCTCATGGGCGTTCTTGCGGGTGCTCCTGACCCTGACTGTGGTCTGCCTGCTGCTGGCCGGCATGACCCAATATGTGATCATGCTGAATCGCGACGTTTCCGAGGCGACGAGTCGAGGCGAGGTCGAGGGTGTTGTGCGGCGAGGACCGCTGGTGAACAAGGTGGCATTGACGATCAATGTAGACTGGGGCCAGGAACTCATCCCGGCGCTGCTCGATTCCCTTTCCCGCCATCAGGCCAAGGCCACTTTTTTCTTTACGGGCCGATTCGCCGACAAGTTCCCCGAATATGTGAGGAAAGTCCACGAGGCTGGCCATGAGGTGGGCAATCACGGCTACTCTCACCCCCATCCTGCACAGATCGGTGATGCCGCCAACCGCCAAGAGATCCGGCGGACCCACGCCGCGCTGGAAAAATTGACCGGCTACGCGCCCAGGTGGTTCGCTCCTCCCTATGGAGAACATGACCAGCGGCTGGTGAAAATTGCCAAGGAGGAGGGCTATAGGCTTATTTTGTGGACCGTCGATTCGGCCGACTGGCTCAAGCCATCGCCCCAGGACTGGTTGAAGCGCGTCACGGCGGGAATCGGGCCGGGCGCCCTTGTGCTGATGCATCCAACCCCGTCGACAGCCCAGGCGTTGCCGTCGCTGCTCGAGTATATTAAGGAAAAAGGTTGGACGGCAGTCACTATGACCGAATTGATGGCGCCAGCCCAATAACCATAAAAACCGTGATGCGGTGCAATAATAAACCCGGCAGTTGCATGCCGGGGAGGAAAATAATTTGGCCTTTACAAGGGGAACCAGTCGAATCGCGGGAAAGACGCTGGCGCTGTTTTTGTGCCTGTCTCCGTTCCTCCTCCTAGGCGGACCGGCTCTATGCAGCGCCAGTCCCCAGGTGACGGCCGACGCCGCAGTACTCATGGATGCTGAGACGGGAAGGATTCTCTTTGAGCGGCAGGCGCATCAGCCACGGCCTCCGGCTTCGACAACCAAGATCGTGACGGCCTTGCTGGGATTTGAGTTCGGAGACCTGGAAGACGAGGTCATCATCAGCCAAAAGGCCGGGAGCACCGGGGAGGCCAGCATTAACCTCTTTCCCGGTGAGCGGGTCGCCCTGGGCGATCTGCTCACTGGCGCGCTGGTGCGGTCTGGGAATGACGCCTGCGTGGCCATTGCCGAACACATCGCCGGCAGCGAGGAGTTTTTTACCCTGTGGATGACGGCCAAATCGCGCATCATAGGCGGACGATCGAGCCAGTTTTTTAACACCAACGGATTGCCCCACAAGCACCACTGGTCGAGCGCCTATGATCTGGCTGTGGTGACCCGTGAAGCGATGCGGCGTCCTGAGTTTGCCGCTACCGTCAGAAGCCGCCGTGCGACGTTGAAAAACCGGCAAGGTTGGCCGAAGGAGATCAAGAACACGAACGCCCTGCTCTGGTCCTATCCTTTTGCCGACGGTGTAAAAACGGGTACGACACGGGCGGCCGGCGCCTGCCTGGTCGCCTCAGCTACAAAGAACAACCGCCAGTTGATCGCCGTCGTGCTGCATTCGGACGATCGTTTCGGCGACAGCCTGCGTCTCTTTGAATACGGCTTTAACCAGTTGAGGTGAACCGGGAATGCTCCCGGTCTTTTTCATCGCCCTTTGGAGGCGACTGCTGAACCGTTGACAGCGAGATGTCGGGCTGATACACTTCGGGGTACTTGAGCGAAAGCTCCCGTCCCCTTCTATGGGCGGGATGGCGCTGTAAATGGGCTTCTTAGATGCCTTCAGGAGGAAAGAGATGGTTCACAAGACAGTGTTGCCGAACGGAGTTAGGGTTGTGATGGAGCCGATCTCCCATGTGCGTTCCGTGGCCTTGGGCATTTGGGTGGCTACCGGATCGAGAGACGAAGAGCCCGCCTTGACGGGCGTATCTCACTTTATCGAACACATGCTGTTTAAGGGTACAGATAAGCGAACAGCCAAGGACCTGGCGGAAGTGCTTGAAGCGGTCGGCGGTCAACTGAACGCTTTTACATCGAAGGAATACACCTGCTACCACGCCAAAGTCTTGGACGATCATTTCGATCTGGCCCTCGACGTCCTAGCCGATATGTTTTTTCATTCTCGCTTTGAATGGGAAGACATCGAACGGGAACGCCGTGTGATCCTAGAAGAGATCAAGATGTATGAGGACTCTCCTGACGAGTTGGTCCATGACCTGTTGGCAGATGCCATGTGGCCGTTCAGCCCTCTGGGGCGCTCCATCTTGGGAACGGTTGAATCGATTCAGGCGATGCAGCGGGAGGGCCTGCTCAGCCACTTCCAGTCGGAGTACTCAGCTGACCGGACTGTCATCGCCATCGCCGGGTCTATCGACCCGGATAAGGCGCTGGAGAAGGTAAAGGCTTATTTTTCCGTTATGGACGCGTCCAAGCAAACCTACCGGCGATCCCGGCCCGATCTGCTGCATAAGAGCGTTTTCCTGCACAAGGATGTGGAACAGGTCCAGATCTGCCTGGGTACCCAGGGCCTGCCCCAGGAGCACCGCGACATCTACGCCATGCACGTCCTGAATAACGTCATCGGCGGCGGCACCTCGTCCCGGCTGTTTCAGGAGATCCGGGAGAACCGCGGCCTGGCCTACTCCGTGTATTCCTTTCATTCGGCCTTTTCCGACTCGGGTATGTTCGGCCTCTATGCCGGAACAAGCCCTGACTTCGCCGAAGAGGTTTTGGAAATCTCCCTGCGTGAAATGGCGCGCATCCGGGAAGAGGGGATCTGTCCCGAAGAATTGAGAAGGACCCAGGAGCAGATCAAAGGGAGCCTCTACCTCGGTTTGGAGAGTGTCAACTCCCGGATGACGCGCCTCGGCAAGTCGGAGATCTGCTACAACCGCTTCGTCTCTCCGGAAGAGGTGATCGATCGGGTCTATGCGGTCACCCTCGACGATGTGACAAAGGTGGCCCGCGATCTCTGGACACCAGAGCAATGCGCTCTTGCTGTCGTCGGCGCCAAGCCGCTGGCGGTAGAACTGTCCGAGATGCTGCGAAAATCGGGTTGGTAAAAACGCTGTTCTGCTGATGCCTTCTCGACTCCTCTTATCCCGCCCCCTTTTCTGATTCTATTTTCTGGAACCGGCGCGTATAGTAGATAGGGGGACAAGGAGGGGGGCGTCGATGCGTCTCAGTGAGTTGGTAGGCAAGGAGATCGTCAATCTGACAACAGGTGAACGTCTCGGCGCTGTCGGCGATTCAGATCTGATCATCGATGAGTCGAGCGGCGAAATCGACGCTATCATTCTGCCGTCGCGAGGCAACTTTGGCAGTTTTTGGTCTGACCGTGAACCGCTGATCATCCCCTGGGACGCAATCGTCAAGGTGGGCGCTGAGGTGGTCATCGTGGAACTGGACGATACCTATCGGCGAACGTCCCGACGTTTTTCCTTTTAACTGTTCTTTTACTGTTGACGTTTGGGGATGTCCCGTGATACCATCAACCTGATCAATTGAATATACCTCCCAGTGGAGAGGTAGAGGCGCGGTCTGTCAAGAGTACCTGGAGGAGTCCGACGGTGGACGATGATACCGGAGGGAAAGGGGCAACCGCCGAAGCTTGGAGCAACCGTATTGCTCACAGGCTGGGTCCGGGCATAAGATGTTCGGAACTGCCATCTGGTGATTCGACCGGATGGAGCGCTATCCAATCGTACGGGGACGGTGGAATCCAGCTTCCGAATGTTATTTTTTGGGGGCACCGCCTGAACTCCATGCGGTGTTCCCTTTTTGTATTTCTTTTTATGGGGGATGGGCCATGTCAGAGAGGATCAGAGTCCTGGTCAGCGGCGCCAGGGGGAAAGTGGGCCGAGAGGTAATCAAAGCGGTCCTGGGAGACAACACTTTGGAGCTGGTCGCCGCTGTCGATCACAACGGTGTCGGAGAGGATGCCGCCGTCTTAGCCGGTCTGCCAGCCTGCGGGGTCTTGATACAAGGCGACCTGGCTGCGGCGATTACGGAGACACAACCACAGGTGATGGTGGACTTCACCAGTCCGGCTTCGGTCATGGAAAACGTCCGCATTGCCCTGATGGCTGGCGTGGCGCCTGTCGTCGGGACGACAGGCCTTTCGGCAAGAGACATGGAGGAGATCGCCGAGTGGGCCGCCGCCAAAGAGGTAGGATGCCTGATCGCGCCCAATTTCGCTATCGGCGCTTTGCTGATGATGCGCTTCGCCCGCGAGGCGGCCCGCTTTTTCCCCAATGTGGAGATCATCGAATACCACCACGATCAGAAGTTGGATGCGCCGTCCGGAACGGCCATTAAAACGGCAGAGTTGATTCGGGAAGAACGGCGGGCGATCCGGCAAGGGCATCCGGAGGAGGAAGAAAAAATCACCGGTTCCCGTGGCGGCGAATTCGATGGGATGCGGATCCACAGCGTCCGCCTGCCGGGTCTGGTGGCCCACCAGGAGGTCATTTTTGGCGCCCTGGGTCAGACCTTGTCGATCCGCCACGATTCGATCAGCCGTGAATCTTTCATGCCCGGCGTTTTAGAGGCTATCCACCGGATCGGCGCCTATAAAGGGCTCATTTACGGGTTAGATAAAATTATCTTTTAGACCGGCTGTTTCGACGGCGTCAGTCAATCCGCTAGTCGAAGAGAGCACAACCTTCCAAGATTCGATCATCCCAACGCTCTTTGACAATCACATTCTGCACACCTCTCAGCGGGTTGCCTCATAATATTAAAAAGAGTTTCACTGTTTATGGTGGAGGAGGTTTTGAATACCCATGACGACCCTTCAAGGAATCCCTTTGGCGGTGATAGGAGGGGACGCGCGGGATCAGATCCTCGTACGCCGCTTGGCTGAACGGGGCGCAACGGTCGATGTGGTCGGTTTGCCTGTGGAGGAAGCGGAACGGGTGCGGATCGTGGAAGACATCCCGAAGGCCGTAGCGGGGAAAGCGGCAATCCTTCTGCCCATGCCGGGCGTTGACCTTGAAGGACGCGTCTACGCGCCGCTCCATCATCAACCTCTTCGCTTGGAGGCGGCCCACATGGCCTTGCTGGCGCCCGGCGTTCCCCTCTTCGTTGGAGTGGCCCGGTCCATCCTGCGCCAGATGGCCCTGTCCCGCGGCCTCCCTCTGATTGAAGTGGCTGAACTGGACGAGGTGGCGATCCTGAACTCGGTGCCCTCCGCAGAGGGTGCCCTGCAGATCGCTATGGAGAAACTGCCGATCACGATCCACGGCAGTCGCAGCATGGTTCTCGGCTTCGGTCGGTTGGGCCTTACCCTGACCCGTCTTTTACAGGCTATGGGTTCACGGGTGACCGTCGTTGCCCGCGATGGAGGACACCGAGCCAGAGCATGGGAGATGGGCGCTGCCGCCGAGCCTTTATCGGCGCTGGCCGACCTTTTGGCGAAGACAGATATCGTCTTCAACACCGTCCCGGCTCCTGTGCTGGGTGAAAGGGAACTGGCAGCCACGAACCGTGAAGCCCTGATCGTCGACCTGGCCAGCGCGCCGGGAGGGACTGATTTCGAAGCGGCTCGCCGCTTGGGAATCCAAGCGCTGCTCGCCCCCGGTTTGCCGGGGAAGGTGGCGCCGAAGACAGCCGGAGAGATACTGGCCCGTGTCTATCCCGATCTGATCGCGCGGCATGTCCCTCACAGAGACGGGTAACACCCCTGGGAGGTGTGCAGGATGTCATTGCAAGGAGTTCGCATCGGTTTTGCTATCACCGGATCCCATTGCACCATCGCCGATGTGCTCCCCGTTGTAACCCGGCTGGTGGCTGAAGGGGCCGTTGTGACACCGATCTTTTCCGAATCAGTGACACAGACGGATACCCGCTTTGGCCCATCATCCAAATGGAAGGAAGAGATGGAGCGCATCACGGGGCAGAAGGTGCTCGGCACCATCGTCGAAGCGGAGCCGATCGGACCGCAAAAGTTGCTGGACATCATCGTCATCGCGCCATGCACCGGCAACACCCTGGCCAAACTGGCCAATGGGATCACCGATACGGCCGTGCTCATGGCGGCCAAGGCGCAGTTGCGCAATCTTTGTCCCGTGCTGCTCGCCATATCGACCAATGACGGCCTCAGCAACAACCTAAAAAACATCGGCGTGCTGATGAATATGAAAAACGTGTATATGGTGCCTTTCGGCCAAGATAACCCTATGACGAAAGCCAACTCGCTCGTCGCCCGGATGGAATTGATTCCGGAGGCGATTGAGGCGGCGCTGCAACAGCGGCAGCTACAGCCGGTCTTGCTCGCCAACCCGTCATAAATACCGCCGCAGGCGCCAGTCAAGGAGGAGCTAAAAATGAAAAAATACAATGTGGCCATTGTCGGAGCGACTGGCGCCGTCGGCCAGGAACTGTTAAAGGTGTTGGCTGAACGGAACTTCCCTGTCGGCGAGCTGCGGCTTTTGGCTAGCGCCCGATCGGCTGGGAAAGTCATCTCCTACCAAGGTCAGGAGTATACCATCGGCCTCACTGACGAGAAGGCCTTTGCGGGCATTGACATCGCTCTCTTTGCCGGTGGGTCGGCTTCGACTGAATTCGCCCAGGCGGCTGTCGAAGCCGGTGCTGTCGTTATCGACAATTCCTCGGCCTTCCGTATGCATCCTGAGGTTCCCCTCGTCGTTCCTGAGGTGAACCCGGAGGATGTAGACTGGCACAAGGGGATCATCGCCAACCCCAACTGCTCCACCATCATCATGGCTGTCGCCTTAAAGCCGCTCCATGACGCCGCCGGTATCGAGCGGGTCGTCGTCTCGACCTATCAAGCCGTGTCAGGTGCCGGCAAAGAAGGCATCACCGAACTGACCGAACAGACCAGCCAGGTCCTGCGCGGCGAACCGGTAAAACCGAATGTCTTTGCCCATCCCATCGCCTTTAACCTGATCCCCCATATCGATGTCTTTCAGGATGGGGATTACACCAAGGAAGAGTGGAAGATGATCAAGGAAACCCGGAAAATCATGCACGAAGCGGATATGCGGATCACCGCCACCACCGTCCGGGTTCCCGTCTACCGGAGTCATTCTGAATCGATCAACATTGAATTCAAGCGGAAAATCACTGCCGCTGAAGCGAAGGAAGTCCTCGCCAACGCATCAGGTGTCATCGTGATCGACGATGTGCAGAACAAGCAGTACCCGATGCCTCTTTACACCTCCGACAAGGATGAGGTCTTTGTGGGCCGGATCCGGGAGGACCTTTCCATCGACAAGGGCCTCAACCTCTGGGTGGTGGCCGATCAGATCCGGAAAGGCGCGGCGACCAACGCCGTTCAGATCGCTGAAACACTGATTCAACGAAAGCGGATCTAACCCTTTCCCAGCGGCGGCAACCGGGAGTGAGACTCGTTGAGGATTGCCGTCCTAAAATTTGGGGGAACCTCTGTTGCCAATGAAACGAAGCGAAATCATGCGGTGCAGCGGATCCGAGAAGCACTGGAGGAAGGCTGCCGGGTGGTTGCCGTCGTATCGGCCATGGGCCGTAAGCCGGAACCGTACGCCACAGACACGCTGCTTTCGTTGGTGCAGGAGCTCGACTTCAATCTTCCGCTCCGCGAAAAAGATCTGCTCATGGCCTGCGGAGAGATCATCTCATCGGTCGTCATGACCGCCAGCCTGTTGAGGGCAGGGATAGAGGCGACCAGTCTCACCGGTTGGCAGGCCGGCATCATCACGACGGAGCAATTCGGCGACGCCCGCATCCAGCGGGTCGAGGTCGAACGCATCCGCCGAGAACTGGAACAGGACCGGGTGGCTGTCATCGCTGGCTTTCAAGGGGCAAGCGAGAATGGTGAGATTGCCACTCTCGGCCGTGGGGGCAGCGATACGACAGCAGTGGCCGTCGGGGCGGCCCTGGGGGCCGAGGTTGTTGACATCTTTACGGACGTGAGAGGCGTCTATACGGCTGATCCCCGGCTGGTGAGCGACGCGCGCATCCTCTCCTGCGTCTCCTACCAGGAGGTCTGCCAACTGGCTCAGGAAGGGGCGAAAGTCATTCACCCTCGTGCCGTTGAGATCGCCATGAAGAATCACCAGGCTGTCCGCGTCCGCAGCACTGAATTTCACGACAAGGGAACCCTCATCTGCGCTCCCCATCACGCCGGCGACGAGTATTGTTGCGACCGCCTGATCACAGGCATCGCCCATATGGCCCCGATCACGCAGATCAAGGTGAATACGTCCCAGTGGCCCGATCCCGCCTTGACGGGGCAGACGGTCTTTCAAGCCCTGGCAGAAGCGGGGATCAGCGTCGATTTCATCAATGTTCACCCGGCAGCAGTTATTTTCACCGTTCCTGACGAGATCACGGCCAAAGCGACACGGGTGCTGGAAGAACTGGGTCTTTGCCCTGAAGTCCGCCAGGGTTGCGCTAAGGTGGCCGTCGTCGGCATTAATATGACCGGCGTCCCCGGCGTGATGGCTCAGATCGTCGTCGCTCTCAATCGGGAAAAGGTGCCGATTCTCCAGTCAGCTGATTCCTACACCACCATCTGGTGCCTCATCCCCATCAAGGATCTGACAGTGGCCTTGAACGCCCTCCATCGGCAGTTTTGCCTGTCATAAAAAGGCCAGCCCTTTCGAACCGGCTCTTGCCTATCTGAAAGAAACTGCTTTTTTGGAGGCGCGGCCGACCCTAAACCGGAGAAAAGGAGAGAACGATAGAATGGAATTTGGCAGACTGATTACAGCCATGGTGACACCATTCAATGACCGCCTGGAGGTCGACTACGTTCGGGCGGCGGAGTTGGCCAATCATCTGGTGAATACGGGGTCGGACGGTATCGTGGTAGCCGGCACGACTGGCGAGTCGCCGACCTTGACGAAGGACGAGAAGATCCGCCTCTTTTCCACCGTTGTCGACGCCGTAGGCGATCGCGCCAGCGTCATCGCCGGCACCGGCTCCTACGATACGGAGGCGACCATCGAACTGAGCCGCAAGGCCAAGGAAGCCGGCGTCGACGGTCTGCTGCTCGTTGGCCCTTACTACAACAAGCCGCCTCAAGAAGGCTACTACCAGCATTTTGCCGCTGTCGCCAAGGCGGTGCCTTTGCCGATCATGCTTTACAACATCCCCGGCCGGACCGGTTCGAACATCATCCCGGCCACAGTGGCGCGGCTGATGGCCTTTGACAACATCGTCGCCATCAAGGAAGCAGCCGGCAGCATGGATCAGGTGTCCGAGGTGGTCCGCCTGGCTCGGCCTGACTTCAAGGTCTATTCCGGCGATGATTCGCTGACCCTGCCCATCCTCTCTGTCGGCGGTCACGGCATTGTCAGCGTCGCCAGTCACCTCGTGGGCAAAGAGATCCAAAAGATGATCGCCGCCTGCATCAACGGTAACATCTCGGAAGCCGCCCGGATCCACCGGGAACTCTATCCGCTCTTCAAGGGCCTGTTCATCACCTCCAACCCGATCTGTGTCAAGGCGGCCCTCAACCTGCTCGGTCGTCCTGTCGGCGGTGTACGACTGCCGCTGGTGGAGGCCAATGACCAGGAAGTGGCGGCCATGCGGCAACTGATTGAATCCTATGGACTGGACGCCTCCTGCCAAGAGACTGTGGCGTAAGCTGTTTTGAGATTTCTCGGTGATTCGTCGGCAATAGTCGATACGTTTGCCTGGGCTATCTGAACTGATTTTTTTTGGTTTTTCGCCCTCCCTCTGGGAGGGCTTATTTTTTGGCCTTTGTGCCGAACCGGGAAAGGCGTCTTCAGGGAAAACTTGTATCTCTGAAGCAATGCTTGTATAATAATAAAGCATGGGTTGTACGGTTTGGTTTTTGAGGTTTGCGGTGGCGGCGGGGCCGGATAAAAAAAGCAAGCCTCGGCTCAAAAATCCGAACGAAACCCTTCCAAATAAGGGAGGGCCTTTTTGTTGTGTCAAGAGTTATATATCGGAATGAGGATTTGTGATGAGAAGAAGAGGAGGAATGCTATGGGCGCGGGGGACAAAGTAACCATCATCCCCTTAGGCGGTTTAGGCGAGATCGGCAAAAATATGACCATCATCAAAGTCAATCAGGAACTGTTGATCATCGACTGCGGGATCATGTTTCCCGAAGACGAGATGCTCGGCATCGACGTGGTCATCCCCGACATCACCTACCTGCTTGAAAATCGCGATGCCATCCGTGGCATCATCTTGACCCACGGCCACGAGGACCACATCGGTGCGTTACCCTATATGCTTAAGGAATTGAAAGTGCCTGTCTACGGCACTCGGCTCACGCTGGCCTTGGCGGAAACCTATCTAAAAGAACAGAACATGCAGACGGCCGCCATCTTTCATACGGTCAAACCGAGGGAAATCATTCGTGTCGGTGCTTTTCGCGTCGAATTCATTCGTGTCTGCCACAGCATCCCTGACGCGGTCGCCGTGGCGATCCACACCCCTGCCGGCGTCATCGTCCATACGGGCGACTTCAAGTTTGACCAGACCCCAGTCGACAGTGAGGCCACCGACTACTTCCGCTTGGCCCAACTGGGCGAGTCAGGCGTGCTTGCCCTGCTCTCCGACTCTACCAATGCGGAAAAACCGGGGTTTACCCCTTCGGAAAAAGCCGCCTACGGTAAGTTGGAAGAGGTCTTTCGCTTGTCCAAGGGCCGGATCATCGTCACCACCTTTGCGTCGTCCCTCTATCGGATCCAGCAGACCTTTCAGGTGGCAGCCCGCTACCGCCGCAAGGTCGTCGTCGTCGGCAAATCGATGCAAGAGGTGGTTCAGGTGGCCCGCGCCAACGGCTATCTGGAAATTCCGCCAGGCACCCTTTGCGATGAAGAAAACTGGAACATTATCCCCCATGACAAATTGGTCCTACTGACAACCGGACACCTGGGTGAGCCCATGTCCGCTTTGCTGAGAGGCCCTTGGACTGACGCGCGCTTGAGCAACTACCAACCGGGCGACACGGTGATCATCTCAGCCAGTCCAGTGGCGGGCAGTGAAAAATCGGTCCACCGGACCATCGACGGACTGTGCAAGCTCGGCGCCGATGTCTACCATGAGGCGTCCGGCGGCCACATCTCCGGCCATGCCAGTCAGGAAGAACTGAAGATGATGATCAACCTCATCCGGCCGAAGTACTTCATCCCCATTCAGGGCGAGTACCGCATGCTGATCCGCCATGCGAGATTGGCCGGCGACGTGGGCCTGTCTGCGGACAACATCTTTGTGCTGGAAAACGGTCAGGTCCTTGAACTGACACCAAAAAAAGGCAGCCTGGCCGCTCGGGTGGCCGCCGGACGTGTCCTCGTTGACGGCCTCGGCGTGGGCGATGTAGGCAACATCGTGCTTCGCGATCGTCGCCAGTTGTCCCAAGACGGCATTCTGATCGTCGTCATCACCATCAGCAAGGAATCGGGACAGGTCGTCGCCGGACCGGACATGGTCTCTCGCGGCTTCGTCTATGTGCGCGAAGCGGAAGAATTGATGGAAGAGGCCAAGATCAAGGTGCGCCAAGCCTTAGAAAAGTCGGGCGAGCGCCGCGTCACCGAGTGGGCGGCCATTAAGACGAATGTCCGTGATGTATTGTCTAAGTTTTTATATGAAAAAACCCGTCGTCGCCCGATGATCCTGCCGATCATCATGGAAGTGTGACCTCCCTTTGG from Heliomicrobium modesticaldum Ice1 encodes the following:
- a CDS encoding polyribonucleotide nucleotidyltransferase, with protein sequence MRGGYISLQVFSMEIAGRTLTIETGRVAKQAGGSVLARYGDTVVLVTATGSKEPRPGIDFFPLTVDYEERLYAVGKIPGGFIKREGRPTEKAILSARLIDRPIRPLFPKGFRNDVQVVATVMSVDQDCPPDIVGMIGASCALSLSDIPFEGPIGGVLVGRVDGKLLINPTMEQAEKSDMHLVVAGTKDAVMMVEAGANEVPEEDMIEAIMFGHQEIQRIVAFQEEMVAVAGKPKREVPLKQINPELEQAVREYVGDKLRNAIQNPDKLSREADIQAVMKETVEALLPHFPEEEKDIRTVLDTMEKEIVRKLITVDKQRPDGRKMDEIRPISVEVGILPRTHGSGLFTRGQTQVLNVCTLGTIADLQILDGLGVEESKRYMHHYNFPPYSVGETRPMRGPGRREIGHGALAERALLPVIPSEDEFPYTIRLVSEAVESNGSTSMASVCGSTLSLMNAGVPIKKPVAGIAMGLIKEGEHFSILSDIQGMEDHLGDMDFKVAGTADGVTALQMDIKIKGVNREILTQALQQARKGRLFILDKMLAVIDKPAAEMSPYAPRIITMSIDPDKIREVIGPGGKVINKIIAETGVKIDIEDDGRIFIAATDTEAANKAVRIIESITADVEVGKVYTGKVTRIMNFGAFVEVLPGKEGLIHISQLAEERVAKVEDVVKIGDEVTVKVVEIDKQGRINLSRKEVLKANKPAVTGGARPDEMRRRF
- a CDS encoding D-alanyl-D-alanine carboxypeptidase family protein: MAFTRGTSRIAGKTLALFLCLSPFLLLGGPALCSASPQVTADAAVLMDAETGRILFERQAHQPRPPASTTKIVTALLGFEFGDLEDEVIISQKAGSTGEASINLFPGERVALGDLLTGALVRSGNDACVAIAEHIAGSEEFFTLWMTAKSRIIGGRSSQFFNTNGLPHKHHWSSAYDLAVVTREAMRRPEFAATVRSRRATLKNRQGWPKEIKNTNALLWSYPFADGVKTGTTRAAGACLVASATKNNRQLIAVVLHSDDRFGDSLRLFEYGFNQLR
- a CDS encoding YlmC/YmxH family sporulation protein — encoded protein: MRLSELVGKEIVNLTTGERLGAVGDSDLIIDESSGEIDAIILPSRGNFGSFWSDREPLIIPWDAIVKVGAEVVIVELDDTYRRTSRRFSF
- a CDS encoding M16 family metallopeptidase — translated: MVHKTVLPNGVRVVMEPISHVRSVALGIWVATGSRDEEPALTGVSHFIEHMLFKGTDKRTAKDLAEVLEAVGGQLNAFTSKEYTCYHAKVLDDHFDLALDVLADMFFHSRFEWEDIERERRVILEEIKMYEDSPDELVHDLLADAMWPFSPLGRSILGTVESIQAMQREGLLSHFQSEYSADRTVIAIAGSIDPDKALEKVKAYFSVMDASKQTYRRSRPDLLHKSVFLHKDVEQVQICLGTQGLPQEHRDIYAMHVLNNVIGGGTSSRLFQEIRENRGLAYSVYSFHSAFSDSGMFGLYAGTSPDFAEEVLEISLREMARIREEGICPEELRRTQEQIKGSLYLGLESVNSRMTRLGKSEICYNRFVSPEEVIDRVYAVTLDDVTKVARDLWTPEQCALAVVGAKPLAVELSEMLRKSGW
- a CDS encoding polysaccharide deacetylase family protein — encoded protein: MRTLFISWAFLRVLLTLTVVCLLLAGMTQYVIMLNRDVSEATSRGEVEGVVRRGPLVNKVALTINVDWGQELIPALLDSLSRHQAKATFFFTGRFADKFPEYVRKVHEAGHEVGNHGYSHPHPAQIGDAANRQEIRRTHAALEKLTGYAPRWFAPPYGEHDQRLVKIAKEEGYRLILWTVDSADWLKPSPQDWLKRVTAGIGPGALVLMHPTPSTAQALPSLLEYIKEKGWTAVTMTELMAPAQ
- the dpsA gene encoding dipicolinate synthase subunit DpsA, which translates into the protein MTTLQGIPLAVIGGDARDQILVRRLAERGATVDVVGLPVEEAERVRIVEDIPKAVAGKAAILLPMPGVDLEGRVYAPLHHQPLRLEAAHMALLAPGVPLFVGVARSILRQMALSRGLPLIEVAELDEVAILNSVPSAEGALQIAMEKLPITIHGSRSMVLGFGRLGLTLTRLLQAMGSRVTVVARDGGHRARAWEMGAAAEPLSALADLLAKTDIVFNTVPAPVLGERELAATNREALIVDLASAPGGTDFEAARRLGIQALLAPGLPGKVAPKTAGEILARVYPDLIARHVPHRDG
- the dapB gene encoding 4-hydroxy-tetrahydrodipicolinate reductase encodes the protein MSERIRVLVSGARGKVGREVIKAVLGDNTLELVAAVDHNGVGEDAAVLAGLPACGVLIQGDLAAAITETQPQVMVDFTSPASVMENVRIALMAGVAPVVGTTGLSARDMEEIAEWAAAKEVGCLIAPNFAIGALLMMRFAREAARFFPNVEIIEYHHDQKLDAPSGTAIKTAELIREERRAIRQGHPEEEEKITGSRGGEFDGMRIHSVRLPGLVAHQEVIFGALGQTLSIRHDSISRESFMPGVLEAIHRIGAYKGLIYGLDKIIF